TGAATCCTGATCTTCTCCCCGAAGGCTTGCGCGACAGGTTGATGCCCGATGCCGAGGCAGCGGCGCTGCTGACTCAGCGTTATCTCGCCGTTCTGGCGTCCTATGGCTATGAGCGGGTGGCACCGCCGCTGATGGAATATGAGCGTTCGCTCGCTTTCCGCACTGATGGCTATGCCAAGGACCGGATGGTGCGCGCGGTTGATCCCAAATCGCTGCGCACATTGGCGCTGCGCTCGGACATGACGGTTCAGGTCGGGCGGATTGCGACCACCAGGCTGGCCGATCGGGCGCGACCGTTGCGTCTGTCCTATGCCGGGCCGGTGATGACACTGAGCGCCGGGCAACTGCACCCCGAACGCGAAAAGTTCCAGATTGGGGCCGAGCTGATCGGCCGCGACACCGTTGCCGCCGCGGTGGAGATGGTCAGCCTCGCGGTCGAAGCGCTGAAAGCGGTGGGGCTCGAGAATATCACTGTCGACTTCACCCTGCCGGATCTGGTGCCGACACTGGCGGCCAAAGCATTTCCGCTGGCCGATGAGAGAAGTGTCGCGGCGGTGCAGCGCGAACTCGATACCAAGGATGCCGGTGGCCTCGCGGCGCTGGATGCAGAAGCCTATATCCCGCTGCTCTATGCCTTGGGTCCGCTTGACGAGGCACTGGGACGGCTTGATGCAATAGATGCCGGAGGTGCCTTGGCCAGCCGTATCGAGGCGCTGCAGCAGATAGCAGCGCCGCTGGCAGACGATGTGACGCTGATGCTCGACCCGAGCGAACTGCATGGTTTTGAATATCAGAGCTGGCTCGGCTTCACCCTCTATGCCGAAGGCTTCCCTTCGGCACTGGGCCGCGGCGGCACCTATACCATCCGGTCGCAGAAAAACTCGGTCACCCATGGCGAAGATGAAGTCGCCACCGGCTTTTCGCTCTATCCCGATGCGCTGGTCGCCGCCGGTATTGGTCAGGTGACGCACAAGCGCATCTTCTTGCCGCTGGGCCATGACCGGGCCGCCGCCATGGCATTGCGTGCCGAAGGCTGGCGTACCATTGCGGCGCTCGACAGCAGCGATGATCCACGGGCGCTGTGCTGCGATTATGTGCTCGGCGCGGATGGGCCAGAGGCGATATAAATCCTCCGCGCAAGCAGGGAGGAAGAATTCTTCAAAACCCCACTGGACCTTGCCGCTGCTTGCCCCTACGCAACCTGCGTTTGTCATCCATCCAGAGGATATGCAGCATGGCCAATGTAACTGTGATCGGAGCCCAATGGGGCGATGAGGGCAAGGGCAAGATTGTCGACTGGCTCGCCGAGCGCGCCGATGCGGTGGTGCGCTTCCAGGGCGGTCACAATGCCGGGCATACGCTGGTCATTGACGGCACCACTTATAAATTGTCGCTCCTCCCTTCGGGCATTGTCAGCGGCACATTGTCGGTGATCGGCAATGGCGTGGTGCTCGACCCCTGGGCGCTGAAAGCTGAGGTGGAGAAACTGCAAGGGCAGGGGGTGAAGGTTGACCCGGAAACGCTGATCATCGCCGATAACTGTGCATTGATCCTGCCGCTGCACCGCGATCTTGATGCGCTGCGTGAGGACGCCAGCGGCAAGGGCAAGATCGGCACTACAAGGCGTGGGATCGGTCCGGCCTATGAGGACAAGGTCGGTCGCCGCGCTATCCGGGTGTGCGATCTGGCGCATCTCGATAAACTGACGCCGCAACTGGACCGGCTCTGCGCGCATCATGATGCGTTACGCGCCGGATTTGGCGAGCCGCCGGTGGACCGCGAGGCGCTGCTGGAAGAACTACGCGGTATTGCCGATTTCGTGCTGCCCTTTGCCTATCCGGCCTGGCGCAAGCTTAAAAAGGTGCGCAAGGCAGGGGCGCGGATATTGTTTGAAGGCGCGCAGGGCGTTTTGCTCGATGTCGATCATGGCACCTATCCTTTTGTCACCTCATCGAACACCATATCGGGCACCGCGGCGGGTGGTTCCGGTCTGGGTCCTCAGGCGACAGGCTTCGTTCTCGGCATCGTCAAAGCCTATACCACCCGTGTCGGCTCCGGCCCGTTCCCGACCGAGTTGGACGATGCCGATGGCCAGCGGCTGGGCGAGCGTGGGCATGAATTCGGCACCGTCACCGGACGTCAGCGGCGTTGCGGCTGGTTTGATGCGGTTTTGGTGCGCCAGACATGCGCGGTGTCGGGAGTGACCGGCATCGCCCTGACCAAGGTCGATGTGCTTGACGGCTTCGATACGGTGCGCATCTGCACCGGCTATCGCCTCGATGGCAAGGTGCTCGACTATCTCCCCGCCCATGCCGCCGATCAGGCGCGGGTTGAGCCGATTTACGAGGAAATGGAAGGCTGGCAGGAGACGACGGCTGGTGCCCGCTCATGGGTTGATCTGCCAGCACAGGCGATCAAATATATTCGTCGTATCGAGGAGCTGATCGAATGCCCGGTAGCGTTGGTCTCAACCTCGCCCGAGCGTGATGACACCATCTTGGTGCGCGATCCGTTTAGTGATTAATAATGCCCTCTCCCCTTCAGGGGAGAGGGAAGAGCCGTGAAGCGGCGAAGGGAGAGGGGGCGTTCCGCAAGCGCGGCGCTAGCTGATAGCCCCCTCCCTTAACCCCTCCCCTGAAGGGGAGGGAGACTTCTCGTTTAGCTCGAATAATAGAGATCGAACTCGACCGGGCAGGGTGTGGTTTCCATGCGCATCACCTCTTCCCATTTGAGCTCGGCATAGCCTTCCAGCTGGTCCTGGGTGAAGACATCGCCCTTGAGCAGGAACTCATGGTCCTCTTCCAGCGCTTCCAGTGCCTCGCGCAGCGAGCCGCAGACGGTCGGCACTTCGGCGAGCTCCGCCGGCGGCAGGTCGTAGAGATTCTTGTCCATAGCCTCGCCCGGATCGATGCGGTTCTCAATGCCGTCGAGACCGGCCATCAGCAGTGCGGAGCAGGAAAGATAGGGGTTGGCCAGGGCATCGGGGAAGCGGAACTCGACACGCTTTGCCTTTTCACCCGAACCATAGGGGATGCGGCACGATGCGGAGCGGTTGCGGCTCGAATAGGCGAGCAGAACCGGTGCTTCAAAGCCCGGGACCAGCCGTTTGTAGCTGTTGGTGGTGGCGTTGGTGAAGGCGTTGCAGGCCTTGGCGTGCTTGATGACACCGCCGATGAAATGCAGGCAGGTTTCCGACAGTCCGGCATAGCCATTGCCGGCGAAGAGTGGCTTGCCCTCTTTCCAGATCGACATATGGGTATGCATGCCCGAGCCATTATCGTCCTTGATCGGCTTGGGCATGAAGGTCGCGGTCTTGCCATATTGATGCGCCACCTGATGGACGACATATTTGTAGATCTGGATGCGGTCACAGGTCTCGACCAGCTCGCCAAAGGTCAGGCCCAGCTCATGCTGTGCCGCGGCGACCTCGTGGTGATGCTTGTCCATCGGCAGGCCCATGGCCATCAGCGTCGAGACCATCTCGCCACGGATATCCATGGCGCTGTCGACCGGTGCAACGGGGAAATAGCCGCCTTTGGCGGTGGGACGATGGCCCATATTGCCCATTTCATATTCGCGACCGGTATTGGTCGGCAGCTCGATATCGTCGATGCGGAAGCCCGATCCGGCATAGCCGTCCTCATAGCGCACATCGTCGAACATGAAGAATTCCGGTTCCGGGCCGACATAGACGGTGTCACCGATGCCGGTGGATTTGAGATAGGCCTCGGCGCGCTTGGCGGTCGAGCGGGGATCGCGGGCATAGAGCGAACCGTCACCGGGCTCGACAATGTCGCAGAACAGTACCATCATCGGTGTCGCCGAGAAGGGGTCGACATAGGCAGCGTCGAGATCGGGCCGCAGGATCATGTCGGACTCGTTGATTGTCTTCCACCCGGCAATTGACGAACCGTCGAACATCAGCCCGTCCTCAAGCGCATCATCGTCGATGACATCGGCGCACATGGAAAGATGCTGCCATTTGCCGCGCGGATCGGTGAAGCGCAGATCAACCCATTCAATGTCGTTCTCTGCAATCTGTTTCAGTATCTCGTCTGCGCTTTTGGCCATGATGGGCTTTCCTCATTGTGATTGCTTGGGGTTCGAATGTTAGGCGAAAGATATTCCGGATCTGTGACGCTGGGTATTTGCCGAGGCGCGATTACAGCGCGTCGGCATCGCGCTCTCCGGTACGGATACGCAAAACCGTCTCGATCGCGGTCACGAAAATCTTGCCATCGCCGATGCGTCCGGTCTGCGCCGCATTGGCGATCGCCTCGACGGTGCGGTCGGCAAGGCCATCCTCGACCACCACCTCAAGCTTCACCTTGGGCAGAAAGTCGACGATATATTCGGCGCCGCGATAGAGTTCGGTATGCCCTTTCTGGCGGCCAAACCCCTTGGCTTCGGTGACGGTGATGCCAGAAACACCGACTTCGTGCAGCGCCTCCTTGACCTCGTCGAGCTTGAACGGCTTGATGATTGCTTCGATTTTTTTCATGGGCAATCTTTCATCTGGCTTTCACTTGGCTTTCAAGGGTGCGGCGGAAAAAGGCGAGTCCCTCACAGGTTAGACAAACAATTACCGTGCCAAATGGCAAAGCGCCAGAATTGCTTTAGTCTAACAGCAGAGTCATCCTTATCCTGCCTATTTTTTGGGCGTTCTACGTCTTGGCAGTGCCACAAGAATAGGCAGACTGGCCTCTCATCTGGCTCCGTTGTGATATTGGCAGAGCCATTGGCTAGGCAAGCGAGTTATCTGCTGGCATTCGGGAAGATATAGATTTCCATCCGTTGCGCGACCCCGGCGCACAATGCCGTCCCCATTTCTACATCGTTGAGAACAAGTGTCATGGTCTGATCGCCGATATAGCAGATCACAATGCCGGGATAGGCCGCCATGATGTCAGGATCCAGCGGCAACTCCTTGGCAACCGGCTCAACCCGTGATGCAAAATCACCATCGCTGCCGCGTTCGAAAACCAGCTTGTTTTCGCGGCTCGGCTTGGCCTGGAAATCGCGAAGTGCCGAGGCTGTGTCGGATGGAAGCGGCTTAATCGGCTGTTCTTCCGATACCGGTTTCTCGCTTTGAACGGTGCAGCCGCCAAGCAGCGATATTGCCGCCAGCGTAACCAAGGCCCTGTTTATCATGTTATTCCCCCATTTTGACGTGCCGCCTAGCACTATTATTGCTTATTCCGATGCCTGTTATGACCTTGCTGGTGCTATTGTTGTTCCGCCTCTGCGACAGTGCGGCCCCATTCGGCACGGTTGATGACATAGGCGCGGATGGTGGCGATCTCTTCCTCGCTCATCACCGGTGAAAAGGCGACCATGCCGTTTTCGCTCAGCGCGCCGTCATGGACAATCGACTTCCACGTCCCGGCATCGCCTGTCGCGGCGGAACGACGCAGATCGGGCAGCACGCCACCACCCACGGCATTGTCGCCATGGCAGACAAGGCAATAGCGCAGATAAAGCTGGCGGCCCTGGGCGATTTGCGGTTCGGTGGCGAACTGTTCCGGAACGCTGGTCCAGTCGGGTGCCTCGGTTGGAGGAAGATCGGGCAGGCTGGCACTGCCGCCCAGCTTCATCACGATCAGCCGCGGGATATTGGGCACCGGATTGGCCGCGCCACCGGCGGCACCGGCGACCAGCGGAAAGGCGCCGCCCTTGCTGGTGAGAAAGGCGATATGCTGTTCGCCATCGACAAGGAATGTCGATGCACCACCGAGAATGCCCGACTGGCTGTCCCATGACCAGAGTTGCTCTCCGGTTTCGGCATTATAGGCACGCATCTCGCCCAGCGATGTACCCTGGAATACCAGACCCCCTGCGGTGGTCATGGTGCCGCCATTCCACGGTGTCTGATGGTCCACAGACCATGCAACCTCTCCCCTGACCGGGTCGAAGGCGACCAACTGGCCTGTGGTCGCGGCGATGGCGGCCTTCATGAAGTTGATGTCGTCGGGCATCGAGACGCCCTCATTGCTGCCGCCGGTGTTGAAGCCAATCGGTTTGCGCTGGCTATCAAGCTCGGTGATCGGAGCGAGATAGCCCGATGCGATCTTCTGCGCCGGAATATAGACCAGCCCGGCCCCCGGATTATAGCTCATCGGGTGCCAGTTATGTGCCCCCAGCGCCGAGGGCAGCGAGATGAACAGCTCACCGGTCTTGTAGAACCGCGCTTCAGGGTTTTCGACCGGACGTCCGGTTTCGAGATCATAGCCGGTGGCCCAGTTAATCCCCTCGATAAACGGCTCGGCCGAGATCAGCGAACCATCGGTGCGGTCTATGACGAAGAAGAAACCGTTTTTCGGCGCCTGCATCAGTACCTTGCGCTCTTCACCCTCGATCACGAGGTCGGCGAGGATAATCGGCTGGGTCGCGGTAAAGTCCCAGGTTTCGGCCGGGGTTTCCTGATAGTGCCAGAGATATTCGCCGGTATCGGGTTTCAGCGCGACCACCGAAGACAGGAACAGATTGTCGCCCTCGCCATTGGAGCGCAGGCCATGGTTCCACGGATTGCCGTTGCCGACGCCTATATAGAGCTGATCGAGTTCATGGTCATAGACAATGGCGTCCCAGACAGTACCGCCACCGCCCGATTCCTTCCAGTCGCCGCTGTCGGACCAGGTGCGTGCGGCGGCCTGCTGCATTACCTCATCGCTGGCGGCGCCATCGGGCTCGCCATCGGCGTTGGGCACGGTGTAGAAACGCCACTCCATATTGCCGGTGGTGATGTCATAGGCGCTGATATAGCCGCGCACACCGAATTCAGCGCCGCCATTGCCGATCAGCACCTTGTCCTTGACCACGCGCGGCGCGCCGGTGATGGTATAGGGGCGGTTGCGATCGGTGGTCTGTTTCGACCATAGCCGCGCTCCGGTGCCGGCATCGAGCGCGATCAGCCGTCCGTCGAGCGTGCCGACAAACACCTTGCCCTGATAGACTGCGACACCGCGATTGACGACATCGCAACAGGCATTGACGCCGACCGATTTCGGTACTTCCGGATCGAAACTCCACAACTGCCTGCCGCTCGCTGCATCGAAGGCAAAGACCTTGGACCAGGCGGTGGAGATATAAATGACCCCGTCGACCACAACAGGGGTGGCTTCCTGGCCACGCGCATCGGGCAGATCGGCATACCAGGCGAGACCCAGCTCGCCGACATTTTCGGTGGTGATCTGGTCAAGCGGGCTGTAGCGCTGTTCATCATAGCTGAAGCCGATTGCGGCCCAGTTACTGCCGTCACCGCCGGTTTTGAGATATTCGCCGTCAATGGCGCTGGCACCGATCTTGGCGTCTTCGCTGTCGCTGGTCGTCTGATCGCCACATCCGCTCAGCGGCATGGCCACGGCCATGGCGACCGCACACAGGCGCATCAAGCCTTTCCCTGACATTATGTTCTCTCCCGTTTTCTTTTTACGGGAGACTATGCCGAGGACAGGAGCAAGGTCCAGAGGGAATTTAGCCGGGCGATTAAAGCGTGCAGCCTATTGGCCGTGCATCAATAGGGTGGCTGGTGCAATCCCGCAGGGCTTTTGGTGAATATCTCGCAGCCGGTCTCGGTAATGCCGATGCTGTGTTCGAACTGTGCCGATAGCGACTTGTCCCGGGTCACTGCGGTCCAGCCGTCATTGAGGATCTTGCCCGCCGGCTTGCCGATATTGATCATCGGTTCGATGGTGAAGAACATGCCGGATTTCAGCTCCGGCCCGGTGCCTGGTTTGCCCAGATGCACCACTTCGGGCTCGTCATGGAACACCCGTCCCAGACCATGGCCGCAGAAATCGCGGACCACGCCATAGCGATGCCTT
Above is a genomic segment from Pseudomonadota bacterium containing:
- a CDS encoding P-II family nitrogen regulator codes for the protein MKKIEAIIKPFKLDEVKEALHEVGVSGITVTEAKGFGRQKGHTELYRGAEYIVDFLPKVKLEVVVEDGLADRTVEAIANAAQTGRIGDGKIFVTAIETVLRIRTGERDADAL
- a CDS encoding PQQ-dependent dehydrogenase, methanol/ethanol family, producing MRLCAVAMAVAMPLSGCGDQTTSDSEDAKIGASAIDGEYLKTGGDGSNWAAIGFSYDEQRYSPLDQITTENVGELGLAWYADLPDARGQEATPVVVDGVIYISTAWSKVFAFDAASGRQLWSFDPEVPKSVGVNACCDVVNRGVAVYQGKVFVGTLDGRLIALDAGTGARLWSKQTTDRNRPYTITGAPRVVKDKVLIGNGGAEFGVRGYISAYDITTGNMEWRFYTVPNADGEPDGAASDEVMQQAAARTWSDSGDWKESGGGGTVWDAIVYDHELDQLYIGVGNGNPWNHGLRSNGEGDNLFLSSVVALKPDTGEYLWHYQETPAETWDFTATQPIILADLVIEGEERKVLMQAPKNGFFFVIDRTDGSLISAEPFIEGINWATGYDLETGRPVENPEARFYKTGELFISLPSALGAHNWHPMSYNPGAGLVYIPAQKIASGYLAPITELDSQRKPIGFNTGGSNEGVSMPDDINFMKAAIAATTGQLVAFDPVRGEVAWSVDHQTPWNGGTMTTAGGLVFQGTSLGEMRAYNAETGEQLWSWDSQSGILGGASTFLVDGEQHIAFLTSKGGAFPLVAGAAGGAANPVPNIPRLIVMKLGGSASLPDLPPTEAPDWTSVPEQFATEPQIAQGRQLYLRYCLVCHGDNAVGGGVLPDLRRSAATGDAGTWKSIVHDGALSENGMVAFSPVMSEEEIATIRAYVINRAEWGRTVAEAEQQ
- a CDS encoding ATP phosphoribosyltransferase regulatory subunit; this translates as MNPDLLPEGLRDRLMPDAEAAALLTQRYLAVLASYGYERVAPPLMEYERSLAFRTDGYAKDRMVRAVDPKSLRTLALRSDMTVQVGRIATTRLADRARPLRLSYAGPVMTLSAGQLHPEREKFQIGAELIGRDTVAAAVEMVSLAVEALKAVGLENITVDFTLPDLVPTLAAKAFPLADERSVAAVQRELDTKDAGGLAALDAEAYIPLLYALGPLDEALGRLDAIDAGGALASRIEALQQIAAPLADDVTLMLDPSELHGFEYQSWLGFTLYAEGFPSALGRGGTYTIRSQKNSVTHGEDEVATGFSLYPDALVAAGIGQVTHKRIFLPLGHDRAAAMALRAEGWRTIAALDSSDDPRALCCDYVLGADGPEAI
- a CDS encoding adenylosuccinate synthase; this translates as MANVTVIGAQWGDEGKGKIVDWLAERADAVVRFQGGHNAGHTLVIDGTTYKLSLLPSGIVSGTLSVIGNGVVLDPWALKAEVEKLQGQGVKVDPETLIIADNCALILPLHRDLDALREDASGKGKIGTTRRGIGPAYEDKVGRRAIRVCDLAHLDKLTPQLDRLCAHHDALRAGFGEPPVDREALLEELRGIADFVLPFAYPAWRKLKKVRKAGARILFEGAQGVLLDVDHGTYPFVTSSNTISGTAAGGSGLGPQATGFVLGIVKAYTTRVGSGPFPTELDDADGQRLGERGHEFGTVTGRQRRCGWFDAVLVRQTCAVSGVTGIALTKVDVLDGFDTVRICTGYRLDGKVLDYLPAHAADQARVEPIYEEMEGWQETTAGARSWVDLPAQAIKYIRRIEELIECPVALVSTSPERDDTILVRDPFSD
- the glnA gene encoding type I glutamate--ammonia ligase, yielding MAKSADEILKQIAENDIEWVDLRFTDPRGKWQHLSMCADVIDDDALEDGLMFDGSSIAGWKTINESDMILRPDLDAAYVDPFSATPMMVLFCDIVEPGDGSLYARDPRSTAKRAEAYLKSTGIGDTVYVGPEPEFFMFDDVRYEDGYAGSGFRIDDIELPTNTGREYEMGNMGHRPTAKGGYFPVAPVDSAMDIRGEMVSTLMAMGLPMDKHHHEVAAAQHELGLTFGELVETCDRIQIYKYVVHQVAHQYGKTATFMPKPIKDDNGSGMHTHMSIWKEGKPLFAGNGYAGLSETCLHFIGGVIKHAKACNAFTNATTNSYKRLVPGFEAPVLLAYSSRNRSASCRIPYGSGEKAKRVEFRFPDALANPYLSCSALLMAGLDGIENRIDPGEAMDKNLYDLPPAELAEVPTVCGSLREALEALEEDHEFLLKGDVFTQDQLEGYAELKWEEVMRMETTPCPVEFDLYYSS